A region of the Conyzicola lurida genome:
CGCCGTAGCCCTCGCCGTCGTGGCCCCATTCGATCCACCCTCCGCCCGTGGCCGGGAGCGTCTCGCCCAGACCGAACTTCCCGATGCCCTCGAGCGACACGTACTGGCCGTCTTCGGAGATGGTCGATCCCATGGGCGCGACGATCACCGCGCCGTCGAGTGAGACACAGCCGGCCTCGTTCGTTCCGAGTACGCCGGTGAGCACCGACTGCATCCTGTCCGTCGTATCGGGACCCACGACCAGAACGACACCGTCCATCGAGACATCGTCTCCGGCAGCGGCGCAACCGGCCAGCGCGAGCAGGCCCATCGGGAGGATGACGAGGGAAGCGGCGAATCGTGCACGACGGGTCATGGGCGCAGCCTAGCGCTGCGGTTGTCGGTGCCGGGGAGCATGATGGGAGTCATGTGCGGAAGATTCGCTGTCGACAAAGACACCAACGAGTTGATCGAGGAGTTCGTCGCCGCGGGCGGCGACGTGCACGACTGGGCGCCGAGCTGGAACCTGGCGCCGACCCAGCAGGTACCGGTCGTGATCGAGAGCGTCAAGACCGGCGAACTCGTGCGCCGGCTCGAGACCGCGCGCTGGTCGCTCGTGCCGGGCTGGTCGAAGTCGCTCACCATGAAGTTCCCCACGTTCAACGCGCGCTCGGAGACTGCTGCCGAGAAGTCCACCTTCTCCGCATCGGTGAAGTCGAAGCGTGCCATCATCCCGGCGTCGGGCTACTACGAGTGGCACACCGACCCCGTCACCAAAAAGAAGACGCCGTTCTACATCCACTCCGGGAATGACGAGACGCTGGCCTTCGCCGGGTTGTACTCCTGGTGGAAGGACCACAGCAAGGCGGAGGACGACCCGACGTCGTGGAACCTCACCGCCACGATCCTCACCTCCGACGCGGTGGACGACCTGCTCGACATCCACGACCGCAACCCCGTGCCGCTCCCCCGCGAGTGGTGGGGACGCTGGCTCGACCCGGCGACGGTCGGCGACCAGGACTTCGTCGACGCCGCCGTGCAGGCCGCGCTGCCGGTCGCCGGGTCCCTCGAGATCCGCGAGGTGGCACCGCTCCCGTTCCAGGGCGAGGGTCCGGAGCTGATCCGGCCGGTGACCAAGGCGGGCCAGTAGTCCCGGCTATCGTTGGACGATGATCAGCAGACGAGACGCGGCCCAGCGCCTCGACATCCCCGTGGAGATGTTGGTTCGCCACGACTTCCCCTCGAAGATGTCGTCCACCGACTTCGACGACCTCGAACAGAACCCTCCGCCCTGGCTCGTGCAGTCCCGCGCGAACCGCAGCGCCAAGGCCCGCCCGGTGTGGTTCACACTGAAGTGCGACGTCTGCGGCTACACCGAAACCGAGCGCCCGAAGAAGTGGTGGCCCGATTTCACCTACCTGAGCTGCGACGACCACAACATCGGCGACCTCCCCGCGCCCGCCGACGGCCTGCACCGCGAAGAGGTCTACGGTATCGGCAGCCGCTTCATCGGCCTGGTCGACAGCAAATAGTCGTCACCATCGCGTGACGGTCGCCGGCCCCGCTACCCCGGCACCATCACCCACCCCCTCTCCCGCTCGACGACGTCTCCATCGAGCTCGAGCCGTCCGAGCAGCGAACGCACGCGGTCGAGCGGCAGCCCCGACCGCACCGCGATGTCGGCGGCGTCCCGCGGCGAGCGCACACTCATCGCGTCGTACAGCCGCGTGAGATCCGCGGCCCGGGCGCCGTCGCCCAGATCGAACAGCGTGGGCGCGTGGTCGAGAGGGGCGAGCTCGGCCATCTGGTCGGGGTTCGTGACGCAGACCGCACCGAACTCG
Encoded here:
- a CDS encoding SOS response-associated peptidase, which gives rise to MCGRFAVDKDTNELIEEFVAAGGDVHDWAPSWNLAPTQQVPVVIESVKTGELVRRLETARWSLVPGWSKSLTMKFPTFNARSETAAEKSTFSASVKSKRAIIPASGYYEWHTDPVTKKKTPFYIHSGNDETLAFAGLYSWWKDHSKAEDDPTSWNLTATILTSDAVDDLLDIHDRNPVPLPREWWGRWLDPATVGDQDFVDAAVQAALPVAGSLEIREVAPLPFQGEGPELIRPVTKAGQ